In Fusarium oxysporum f. sp. lycopersici 4287 chromosome 11, whole genome shotgun sequence, the following are encoded in one genomic region:
- a CDS encoding carboxymethylenebutenolidase, with translation MYADISKPPAPLPSINLKVLRPGLSLLYPLSRRGHGPGLIILSATTEDPVTFYEGVPSSLVKWAEEGYAVVQIEAAAFEGNDSGVVLKEAIDALKQCEKCGLNDKVGLVSYEPNLWNIAAPGIDQTPEIVASVLYADEESAKTLTSSEKPVLKHIAGKDFKPSSQSHYPYKESSSYAFATPGHPHFHYTTESVSHTRNLQFLKPKLNGPFFDLEAIWDEHTWYEFSDRSVQHTMSTMVQEPYVNHVPTLTGGIGRSSLTKFYRDNFIFNNSLDTTLDLISRTIGIDRVIDEFIYKFTHDREIDWLLPGIPPTFQRAEIPFTAVVNIRGDRLYHEHISWDQGTALRQLGLMPEYLPFPYAVPGQTGGPGAKYEYRAPVIGIETADKMRDRNSVPSNGMFSYKVRQVQDGPESLRKEDDVKQEADIVGVAA, from the exons ATGTACGCAGACATCAGCAAGCCACCAGCCCCTCTCCCATCTATCAATCTCAAGGTCCTGAGGCCTGGTCTATCTTTGCTGTACCCACTCTCCAGACGAGGCCACGGCCCCGGTCTCATCATTCTCTCCGCCACTACTGAGGACCCTGTGACTTTCTACGAGGGTGTCCCTTCCTCGTTGGTGAAGTGGGCTGAAGAAGGTTATGCCGTTGTTCAGATTGAAGCCGCTGCATTTGAAGGAAATGACAGCGGAGTTGTTCtcaaagaagccatcgatGCTTTGAAGCAATGTGAGAAGTGTGGCCTGAACGATAAAGTTGGCCTGGTTT CATATGAGCCAAATTTATGGAACATCGCTGCTCCTGGAATAGACCAAACCCCAGAGATTGTTGCCAGTGTTCTTTACGCCGACGAAGAGTCTGCAAAGACTCTGACCTCCAGCGAAAAGCCTGTGTTGAAACATATTGCTGGTAAAGATTTCAAGCCCTCGAGTCAATCACACTACCCCTACAAGGAGTCTTCAAGCTATGCTTTCGCGACTCCAGGGCACCCTCACTTTCACTATACAACTGAGTCGGTATCTCACACCCGTAATCTCCAGTTCCTGAAGCCCAAACTCAATGGACCCTTCTTTGACCTCGAGGCTATTTGGGATGAACATACCTGGTACGAGTTTAGTGATCGATCGGTGCAGCATACGATGAGCACAATGGTACAGGAACCTTATGTGAATCATGTTCCAACT TTGACTGGCGGTATCGGCCGAAGTAGTCTCACAAAGTTCTACCGAGATaacttcatcttcaacaattCCCTCGATACTACGCTTGATCTTATTAGTCGCACGATAGGCATTGACCGTGTGATTGACGAGTTCATCTACAAATTCACCCACGATCGTGAGATTGACTGGCT CTTACCTGGTATTCCACCTACTTTCCAAAGAGCAGAGATTCCATTCACAGCCGTTGTCAACATCCGGGGCGATCGCCTGTATCATGAACACATCTCTTGGGATCAAGGCACTGCTCTCCGACAGCTTGGACTTATGCCCGAGTATCTGCCATTCCCTTATGCGGTCCCTGGTCAGACAGGAGGTCCTGGTGCAAAATATGAGTACCGAGCTCCTGTGATCGGAATTGAGACTGCGGATAAGATGCGGGATAGGAACTCGGTTCCATCAAATGGCATGTTCAGCTACAAGGTTCGGCAGGTTCAAGATGGCCCAGAAAGCTTGAGGAAGGAAGATGATGTCAAGCAGGAGGCAGACATTGTAGGTGTAGCTGCTTGA